A region of Bacillus solimangrovi DNA encodes the following proteins:
- a CDS encoding CGNR zinc finger domain-containing protein, with amino-acid sequence MSEIALSFAQTIASHHYEKIKVCENKECQFFFFDTSKNNSKKFCCTKCANLIKVRRFREKQKK; translated from the coding sequence ATGAGTGAAATTGCACTATCATTTGCACAAACAATAGCTTCACATCATTATGAAAAAATTAAAGTTTGTGAAAATAAAGAATGTCAATTTTTCTTTTTTGATACGAGTAAAAACAATAGCAAAAAATTTTGCTGTACTAAATGCGCAAATTTAATAAAAGTAAGGAGATTTAGAGAAAAACAAAAAAAGTAG